The following is a genomic window from Proteiniborus sp. DW1.
GCAAAAAGGAGAAGATATATCAGTAGAGGACGTGGCAGCCAGTTTTCAACAATCTGTAATAGAAGTGCTGACAGAAAAAGCAATAAGTGCTGCGAAACAGATGCATTCAAATACTATAGTAGTGGCAGGTGGAGTAGCTGCCAATCAAGGGCTTAGAGATATGTTGACTGAAAGAGGAAAGAAGGAAGGATTAAATATTAAATTTCCTTCTAGGATTTTATGTACAGATAATGCAGCTATGATAGGCTGTTCGGCCTATTATAACTTTATAAAAGGAAATATAGCAAGTCTTGATTTAAATGCAGTGCCTAATTTGAGGCTAGAGGATAAGATAGTTTAGGGATTATTAAGGCATTTCTTCTGTGACTAGATTATTTGACAGAACATATAGAAGATAATAAGTTGCATATTAAAACGGCTTAGGTTTTACATTATGTTTATTATATTATGTAAATTAGATTCTCTAATTTTTGACATAATTAGTCACAAAATTATTCACAACTTGTCCACATTGTTATAGATATAAATTTAGGTTTTCTGTGGATAATGTGGAAACAGTATTATGAAGTACGTATAATATTGCATAATAATGTGGATAACCTTGTGGATTATGTGAATAATATGTGGATTAAATGGGAAAAATAAAATTCTTTGTTATTAAGTTGGGATAATATAGTATAATATCTAATTTTATGTGTTTACATAATCCGACAAAGTAATGTATCAATAACAAGTTTTTACAAATATAAGAGAATTATTGCATAATATGTCTAATAGAATTCTTATTGAACCTCTTAAGGACAATATTGACACCGATAAAAAACATCAATAGTATATATGAAATCGATGATATATAAAGGATAGCAATAGAAGTAACAAGTTATATAAATGGCGAATACCTATTATTCAGATATAACTTATATCTGAATAATAGGTATTCATTTAATCTTTTAACTAACATACTTAAATCTATATGTTCTTATAATTAGTCTAATTTTTCTTCTTCAGATATTTCTTCAGTCAATACAACCCATTCATCATACAGCTTATCTAGTTCGTCCTTAAGCTTGAGGATTTCTTGATGAATACTTTGACTTTTTTCATGGTCAGAATATACACTGGGGTCACACATTTCATTTTCTAGCTCATGAATCTTATTTTCATGCTCTGATATGTTTTTTTCCAAGCTTTTTATTATTTCTCTTTGCTTTTTCTCAAGAAGCTTTTTATCTTTTTCCTTTTTCTTTTCAGCCTTAAGCTGAGTTTTTGTTTTTTGTACTTCATTATCTTCATCATCATAAATAGGGGCATTCTTTTTTTCTAGATAATATGAATAATTACCTAGATATTCAGAGATACCTGCACTAGATAGGTCTAGTATTTTATTTGCCACTTTGTTTAAGAAGTATCTATCATGTGATATTACTAGAAGAGTTCCATCATAGTTTTGTAGAGCATCTTCTAGGACCTCTTTAGAATCTATGTCTAGGTGATTTGTAGGCTCATCCATCAGGAGCAGATTTGCTTTTGACATCATAAGCTTAATAAGTGCCACTCTGCTTTTTTCTCCACCACTTAACTCTGATATTTCCTTAAAAATATCATCACCAAAGAATAGAAACTGGGCTAGAAGAGATCTTATTTGGTAGTGGTCTAATGATGGATTTTCATCCCATATTTCATCAACAAGGGTTTTTTCATCATTAAGATTAGATTGCTCCTGATCGAAATACCCTATATTTACATGGTGACCGAGTTCAATTTTGCCATCACTAATAGGGACTTTACCCATGACCATTTTGAAAAGAGTTGTCTTTCCAACACCATTAGGACCAATAAGTCCTACTTTTTCTCCTCTGTATATCTTAAAATTCACATTGCTAAACAGCTTATGGTCACCAAAGTATTTACTTAGATTTTCTACAGATATAACATCATTTCCGCTCTTTATTTTTGGCTCAAATTTAATTTTAGACTTTTTATTCTCACCAAGAGGAGTCTCAATTCTCTTCATTTTATCAAGCATTTTTTGCCTGCTTTGAGCTTGCCTAATGTATCTTTGACCACCGTAGGACATAAATCTTCTAATGATTTCTTCCTGTCTAGAAATCTCCTTTTGTTGTTCCTCATATTTTTTTTCTAAAAGTTCTAGCTCATCTTTTCTTTTTTTCATAAAGGTAGTATAATTTCCACTATATATTTTAAGTTGAGTGTTTTCCAAATAAAATATTTTAGATACAGTATTGTCAAGAAAGTACCTATCATGTGATATTATTATTGCTGCACCCTTATATTCTTTAATGTATCTTTCTAGCCAGTCTATAGCTTGTATGTCAAGATGGTTAGTGGGCTCGTCTAAAAGTAGAATATCAGGCTTGCTTAGAAGTAGCTTTGCAAGCATAACTCTCGCCTTTTGGCCACCACTTAAATGAGATATGGGCATATAAAATTGCTCTTCACTAAAGCCTAATCCCTTTAGAGTACCTTTAATTTCACTTTTAAAACCATATCCATTTTTGTTTTGAAACTCTTCCATAAGATGGGCATATTCATCCATTAATGAATCTAATAAATTAGACCCTTGTTTTTGTCCTTCAATACTAATACTATTTTCAAGCTCTCTTAATCTATTTTCCATTTTTATTAAAGGTATAAATACTTCCATAACCTCATCAAAAATGGATTTATCGCTTTCTATTTGTGTATGCTGTTCAAGATAGCCTATTTTACAATCCTTTGATACATATATTTCACCTGAATCCATAGAAGTTTTTCCACATAGAATATTAAATAAAGTTGACTTGCCAGCACCATTAAGGCCAACAAGACCAATCTTTTCATTATCATTAAGTGAAAAAGTGATTTTATCCAGTATTGTATCTACTACATAGCTTTTAGATATATTGCTGCATGATAAAACTATCACTTTGTTTCCTCCTTGCCTTATCTAATAATTATAATTTTATCAAAAAACGTTTAAAAATGAAACAATAGGGTATGATTTTTAAATAGATAAGATACAATAGAGCTAAGAGGTTTACATTATTGATATGCAAGGAAGTGTTAGCATTATAAAATTGACAGTAAATTAACTGGGTGGTATAATAGCTTAAACATTTCCTTTGTGAGAAAATCTTGATTAGAGTAGGTGGATAATTTTTATGGAGAGAGAAAATAAAGTTTCTATGGCAGTCATAAGAAGACTTCCTAAATACTACAGATACTTAGGAGAACTATTAGAAAAAGATATAAATAGAATATCATCTCAAGAATTAAGTAATATAACTGGTTTTACAGCTTCCCAAATTAGGCAGGATTTAAATAATTTTGGTGGTTTTGGGCAACAAGGTTATGGTTATAATGTTGAAGAATTGCATAAGCAGCTTGGAAAAATCTTGGGATTAGATAGAACCTATAAAGCAGTTATAGTAGGTGCAGGGAACTTAGGTCAAGCAGTAGCAAACTATAGAGGATTCGAAGATGCTGGTTTCAGGCTTTTAGCATTATTTGATAAAAACCCTAAACTAATAGGGCTAAAGATTAGAGATATTGAAATACATGATGTTGACATGCTTGAAGACTTTATTACTGATAATAAAGTCGAAATAGGAATCATAACTACACCAAAGGAACAGGCTCAGTGGGTAGCGGATATATTTGTAAAAAGCAATATAAAGGGCATATGGAATTTTGCTCCTACTGATTTAAAGATTCCTGAAGATGTTGTCGTTGAAAATGTTCATTTAAACGAAAGCTTGTTTATCTTATCATATATGTACAAAGAAGTGAATAATAAGTAAAAGTGTCCCAGTACTGGACACAGTATAAAGTTATAGTATACAAAACAGACTACATTCTAGAATATAGTCTGTTTTTTTGTTGTATTGTTCTTAGATAAAGTAAATTACTTGTCGATTTTTTAAATAGATAATAAAATATAATTGAATCATTTTTAGGTTTGTTATCAATTTAACGTAGTTGATAATTTAATACATTATAACCAATATGTAAGCTTGTAAAATACCTGTTTATTGAATTGATGTTAAGAAAATGTAAGATAAAAAATAACTAAGGCAATAGATTATTGAACTATATTAGCGTATAATAAAATTAATGACAAGGAGTTTACATACTTGAAACTAAGTATGTCTAAAAATTATCAATGTTTCATAGAGAATAATGAGGAGGGAATGACATGAATTTTAGCTTTACTAGCGAGCAGGAAATGATAAGAAAGACCATGAGGGAATTTGCTGAAAAAGAAATAAAGCCTATAGCGGCTGAAATTGACGAGACAGAAAGATTCCCTATGGAAAGTGTACAAAAGATGGCAAGATATAACATGTTAGGTATACCAGTGCCAGAGCAGTATGGTGGAGCAGGGGGAGATGATATAGCTTATGCTATAGCTGTAGAGGAATTATCTAGAGTATGTGGAACTACGGGGGTAATATGTTCTGCACATACATCTCTTGGATGTTGGCCTATTCTAAAGTATGGTACGGAAGAACAAAAGCAAAAATACCTGATTCCAATGGCTAAGGGTGAATATCTAGGAGCTTTTGGTCTTACAGAGCCAAATGCAGGAACTGATGCAGCTGGACAACAAACTGTGGCAGTTCCTGATGGTGATGACTATGTATTAAATGGAACTAAAATATTTATAACAAATGGTGGACAGGCAGATGTTTACATAATTTTCGCTATGACTGATAAGTCTAAAGGCACTAGAGGAATAAGTGCATTTATAGTAGAAAAGAATTTTCCAGGATTTAAAATTGGTAAAAAGGAAAACAAGATGGGTATTAGGGCTTCTTCTACTACTGAACTTATATTCGAGAACTGTAGAGTTCCGAAGGAAAATCTACTAGGGGAGTTAGGTAAAGGCTTTAAAATAGCTATGACCACACTTGATG
Proteins encoded in this region:
- a CDS encoding acyl-CoA dehydrogenase, producing the protein MNFSFTSEQEMIRKTMREFAEKEIKPIAAEIDETERFPMESVQKMARYNMLGIPVPEQYGGAGGDDIAYAIAVEELSRVCGTTGVICSAHTSLGCWPILKYGTEEQKQKYLIPMAKGEYLGAFGLTEPNAGTDAAGQQTVAVPDGDDYVLNGTKIFITNGGQADVYIIFAMTDKSKGTRGISAFIVEKNFPGFKIGKKENKMGIRASSTTELIFENCRVPKENLLGELGKGFKIAMTTLDGGRIGIAAQALGIAQGALDETIKFVKERQQFGRAIGQFQGVQWMIADMVTKVEAARLMVYNAAYRKSAGLDYGNAAAMAKLFASETAMEVTTKAVQLHGGYGFTKDYPVERMMRDAKITEIYEGTSQVQKMVISANALR
- a CDS encoding redox-sensing transcriptional repressor Rex, yielding MERENKVSMAVIRRLPKYYRYLGELLEKDINRISSQELSNITGFTASQIRQDLNNFGGFGQQGYGYNVEELHKQLGKILGLDRTYKAVIVGAGNLGQAVANYRGFEDAGFRLLALFDKNPKLIGLKIRDIEIHDVDMLEDFITDNKVEIGIITTPKEQAQWVADIFVKSNIKGIWNFAPTDLKIPEDVVVENVHLNESLFILSYMYKEVNNK
- the abc-f gene encoding ribosomal protection-like ABC-F family protein encodes the protein MIVLSCSNISKSYVVDTILDKITFSLNDNEKIGLVGLNGAGKSTLFNILCGKTSMDSGEIYVSKDCKIGYLEQHTQIESDKSIFDEVMEVFIPLIKMENRLRELENSISIEGQKQGSNLLDSLMDEYAHLMEEFQNKNGYGFKSEIKGTLKGLGFSEEQFYMPISHLSGGQKARVMLAKLLLSKPDILLLDEPTNHLDIQAIDWLERYIKEYKGAAIIISHDRYFLDNTVSKIFYLENTQLKIYSGNYTTFMKKRKDELELLEKKYEEQQKEISRQEEIIRRFMSYGGQRYIRQAQSRQKMLDKMKRIETPLGENKKSKIKFEPKIKSGNDVISVENLSKYFGDHKLFSNVNFKIYRGEKVGLIGPNGVGKTTLFKMVMGKVPISDGKIELGHHVNIGYFDQEQSNLNDEKTLVDEIWDENPSLDHYQIRSLLAQFLFFGDDIFKEISELSGGEKSRVALIKLMMSKANLLLMDEPTNHLDIDSKEVLEDALQNYDGTLLVISHDRYFLNKVANKILDLSSAGISEYLGNYSYYLEKKNAPIYDDEDNEVQKTKTQLKAEKKKEKDKKLLEKKQREIIKSLEKNISEHENKIHELENEMCDPSVYSDHEKSQSIHQEILKLKDELDKLYDEWVVLTEEISEEEKLD